The genome window acacacacatgaaggggagagaagggaatgaCAATGTTCAGCAAAGTTCAGACACTGTTTTAACATATGTTGTTTCACTTAATCTGCCCATCAATATTATGATTATAGAATTGTCATACCATTTTAAAGTTGAGCAGAGACTCACAATTACTTGCTTACCTAAAATCACATAGCTGTGAAGAGAAGTCCAAATGTGTCTGGCTTTGAcgtttattgtttcttttttctactatGATATGCTGTTTTTCACTATACTTTTTTGAAGGGAAAGCCATGGAATGGGTAAAACTATCATTTTCTGTATTCCAAAAATACTGTTGATCGGGTATTTGAAAGCTGAATGCACACTGACCAATATAATCTACTATGagaaaagatcttattttatagtgtttataaaaattcatatttttcaataaagtgAGCTTTGTAGTCAGATCCTGACTCCATCATTTATCAGCCAAATTAATAGTCATGAACATAAACTCTAGGTTCAGATTTATTGATCAAattaatctctctctgcctcagtattttcttttgtaagataaatatatatagtacttTCTCATAGAAAAGCTGGGTAGAAAAATGGATTAATACCTATGTTGTGCACCTTAAACTAAGGTAACAGTGTGTGTCAACTATGCTTaagtaaaaacatttaagaaataccCATAAAGTATTTAGCACAATGTTCGATACATAGTATTCACTTAATAAAAGTGaactgctttttattattaactaGAAAGTTCCTTCACCTATTTGAGACTTGGTTTACTCTCATagctttcaatatttttctgttattacTTTTATCATTCTTCAGATATAATGCCCTTATAGTtttggttaattaattaattcctgTGTTCCACATCTTGTAAATACCACAAGGTCCTATCTAAAATTTGAAAGCAATTATTTCTCTGTTGTTCAACATGGTACATTGTCTGTGCCCCCTTAAAAACTAGAAAGGTGATTGACagataatagatgatagatagatagatagatagatgatagatagatagaaattaGAGGATTCTTTAAAATTGGAAATTAGATCAGTTGTGGAAGGTGACAGCAATTAGAAAACATGACACACACTGATGGAATCTTAACTGTGTATGATTTACTCATGTACAATTAGtcaatctgtttttattttctccaacaGAAGAATTCATCTGGCATGTTCAGGATAAATCAGACCAGAGAGAAGGAATTTATTCTCCTGGGGTGGACCAGTTATCCAGTgtggctgcttttcttttttgtcttgtttctagttatctgtattctctttcttctggaaatCTTGAGCCTAACACTGTGGATCACATCCTCATACTATCTCTTCACTGATCTGCCAATCCCACATACTCtggttaactttttatttaagaaggtcatttccttggggcgcctgggtggctcagtgagttaagccgctgccttcggctcaggtcatgatctcagggtcttgggatcaagtcccacatcgggttctctgctcagcagggaccctgcttcttcctctctctctctgcctgcctctgcctacttgtgatctctgtctgtcaaataaataaataaaaatcttaaaaaaaaaaaaccccataaaataGGAATCCTAACagcacatctttaaaaaaaaaaaaaaaaaaaaaaagaaggtcattTCCTTGATCAATTTATTTGAACTGTATAACATGCTCACTTTCCTGTTAACTCAATATTTTGTCTCTGATGCTATCTCTGACAATCACAGCCACATGATCATTTGCTCTTCATGTATTTACAGTATGAGATTCAAAGTGCTCTATATTTATATAGCTGCCATTGTCTATATATCAGTTTCATATAGATTTGTGTAACATCACAGTTGTTTTCTCAAGTGCTTGCAACATGGAAGATTATCATCATATCCAGCTGCTTTGTAGcttctgaaaaaaattagattttactaTAGACCAAATGGAAACTCTAGAACATGCTTAGGAGTATATGGGAGTCTCAAGTTATCACTTTTATGAGAAAATTTTCAATCTTTTCAGTCACTGTAAGCCAGAGAAACCTCTCTGCTTTTGAATTCTATTTTAGAATTACCCTGGGCAATGGCACCTCCTTGAAAAAATCAGTAGCAAAATTAAAACTGTATCTCTCTTATATGTTGTGACTCTTCTTTTGAGCTatcaaataataaagagaaagaatgtaatatttgaaaatatgaggAAATCTAAAGTTTAATTActacacaaatcttttttttttcatagcatgAAGAGTCACCAAATGAATAATGTGAAAAGCTTATATGagttgaatttttattatgtaatgtaTAAAAGTGTTTTCTGTTTGCCTTTCTTCAGGGaaagtgatttaattttttttttttttttttttttttttttttttttttgagtgagagagaaaaagaacatgagcaggggtaggggcacagggagagagaaaaaaatctcaaatagacCCCAAGCACAGCATGGAGCCTtgcatagggcttgatcccaggaccctgagatcatgacctgagctgaaatcaagtgttggttgctcaactgactgagccacccaggtgtcctggggttATGACACCTTTAAAATCATTACTTATTCTGATGATCTTGGATTGGAAAATCTGTTATAGTAAAATGGACTTTTTTCCTCCTAGAAGACTTCCTCCATTTAGTGACCTTATTGGTAATCTTCTCACACAAGCAAGACAATGTTGAGGACAAGTTACCTCTTGCTTTACACTTCAACTGATAGAAATAtcttagtgattaaaaaaaaaaaaatcttaaaaaaaaagaaatatcttagtGTATTTGTGGTCACATGTTAATTTAACTCAGCTCAACAAAAAGTTATTGAGGCCTATCAAAGGCAAGGCCTgggaggttttaaaaatatatttccactCCTTCTGAAGAGTGACACTTATTTATGGAGAAACTTCACAACTATTTTACCATAAGACTTGCTTCAATAAGGGAAACAGTTGAAGTAtttgtttaaattgttttctgggcacagaggaagagaagtatCCATTCTGCTTAAGGCGATTAAGGTAGTTCTCCCACAGGAAGTAACCGTTGATCTGAGCTTTGGAAGGTGAGTAGAACTTCAAAGGGCAGAGAATGGGGAAAGTTGTTTCCTGAAGAAGGAACCAGCTGGTCCATGGAGGATAACTTGGTTGTACCTGGGACACCAGTCATGgataaaaaagtgagaaaagatgAGGTTGAATAGTAAACTAGATTAGATGAGGAGAGAAGGAATGCTTTGCTAATGTACTTAGATGAGGAAGCATGAACACTTCATAATATTAGTGATATGAAGGAAATATGACTTCCAGTCATGACTCAGCATGTGACTTGGAGTCAAGAATTCTGTGAAGATCAATAATCTTGTTTTAACCAAAGTAGAGGGAGACTGCATGACTGGACATGATCATTGTCAATCCAGCAAATCAGAGTCTTCTTCCAAAACCAAAATTTTTAGCTTTTTCCTTCCATCTTGAGATTGACTTTAGGAGAAATATTTGAACTGGCCATGAATTTATCTATTCCTATGTCCTTGCTACCTTCCTAGCACCCTATTTCCTTATGCACTTAGTGTTCTCCTGTGCATTTCCCTACTATCAAGATCCCAAAGTGCATGGTGCTAAATCGCTCCTTGTTCCCCAAGTTGCTGAGCAAAAGCTGAGTTTCATTAAgctctcagggggaaaaaagaaaagaagaagcttTCTAATAAAGGAAGTCATTTGCATAtgattttctcaattttatcaATATTGTGATATTCAAAGTGCAGAACATTTGAATTGGAAGTGACCTAGGATATACTGTAGTATACactcatgcattttattttttaaagaagattatatttatttattgagagaaaaagagagagagaatgagtgggggaggggcggagagagagcgataagcagactctccactgagcatggaacctgatgtgggactcaatcccagggccctgacatTCATgtgttttaaagatgaagaactCAAAGAACAATAACTTGTCTAGCACTAAAGgactaacctttttttttttaaataattttaattatttatttgacagacagagagcacaagtaggcagagaggcaggcagagaggggtgggggaagcaggttccctgctgaacagagactcccatgtggggctcaatcccaggaccctgggaccatgactggagctgaaggcagaggctttaacccactgagccactcaagcaccccaggACTAACCTTTGTAATCAGAATTCCTCAGTGGAACTAAACCCACTTTACTTGGTTCTCTCTCTAGCCAGATGTTGTAATAAATGTATTAGAAATTGCTTCCATTAACCTAAAAAGCATGGGCATTTTTGAGGCATCGTTGTAGATGTTTAATCCCTTTGTGAAATGAGATGATGCTCAATCCACCTCATGAAACGACATGAGCTAAATGTGAGAAAAGCCACCAAGGTTAGTGGTTAAGGACAGAGAGCTGCAGTCAGATCTGCTTTCTCATCTTATCCTGGTCACTTAGTAGctcttttattttgagaaaagtaATTATCTTTTCTAAGGCTCAGTTCCTTCAGCTGTGAAATAGTTTTAAGAATATTAacctgatatttttaaatgagtttttgaAAAAATCTTACATGACAAAGGTTCAGTATGTTAAGTTTAATGAATTTAGTTACTTTATTAATCAAACATATGAAAAACACTTAAGCGCTAAGAAATTCAACAGCTAAACAAAGTACATTATGGCCTAGAAAAGTAAGGAATTGGAAGCACTATCCATCCTGTGAATTGGTGTCTCCAATTACTTTCATTTCCTCTCAGGCTTTTCTAaataacaaaaaaccaacaaaacaaaaacacacacacaaaaacaatataaaacaaccaaaaaagggGTCTAATATACCCCTTTTAATCAAAGGAATGTATGATTGCTACAGTAATACCGTACGGTAGAATGTGCCTGTGCCACATCGGTGGGAAGGTGCAATTAATGAGTAACTAACTGGCTTTCTTTAGAGTGCAACTTGTTCTGCTGAGTCTCGGAGTCAGTGAGGGAGACAGGACCGAGCAATACGTGGTAAGTAGGCAGACACAGAAGGGAAGCGTACACTATTCCTAGCTCCCCTGTTGCTAATCCTTGAGTTGTCTTCAGGAAACTTTTAATTAGCAGAATTGATTGCTTCatcttgatattttaaaagtaccatAGGGAAAAATAATCACCCTTATAAATACAAGAAACAATTCCCCTTCTTTACTTTTTGAAGGTGTACTGGTTTTCCAACTTCTTTGTAGGTAGGGCTGTTTAATTTGTGTTTTACGAGTGAGcaaaatgttcttatttatacTTGGAATCCACTTTCTTATTTAGTAGGGATAAGTGCATGGTTAGAAATAGGtaaatggctacctaggcaaaAACTAGAGCTGGTCATATGAAAGATACCAATGTGCAAAATtggggaatattttatttttctcaataataAACAAAGGGGTGGTAGACACTAAAATTTTCTTGTGATAGACTTACATGCCTCCCACATGGCCAGGTATTAACATGCATTCTAAGTTATAAAATCGTCAGAGAGCAATCATGGTGCAATATTTTCAATGTGAGAAAACTCAGACTCATAAAGATTAAGATATCTGTCATCACAGAATAAGTAGGCAGCACagttatattttttcaaattgaaTCTGCCCAGTTGCAAAACCTGTGAGATGAACATCAGTATTAAGGATACTGGGAATATTTTAgcatcaaaatcattttttaaagtttggaaagCCCAAAGATACCTTAGCAGATTATTTTTACAGAAGACAGGAGGGGTGGAAAGGGCATGAATACATAGAAGGATGTAACATGATGTTTCACTGTTCTCCagtaaaagatgagaaaaagattATGAGCCACCCTATACCTATATACAACAAATAGCCATTTTtctaccccctctctctttttacaaacatttacttatttattttagagagagaaagtgcagggcagagaagcagagggagacagagaaagaatctcaagcagactccacgctgagcacagtgcccaatggggagcttgatctcacgatcctgagactgccactggagctgaaatcaagaatccaatgcacaaccaactgtgtcacccaggtgcttCCAAGTAACTACCTTTCTATAGATGATGTTTCCTATTTTATGACAAGCCTTTTAGCTTTGCAAAACATCTTAATGTATTCACTAGGTAACCATTAGTTGGAGCTGAGCTCAAGGATAGGAGCCAGCAAAAGGTGGACCACTCAGGAAAAATGGAGTTCCTGAGGTCATTCCAGGAGAGAAGTGGTAGAGCTGAGAAATATGAAtaggaaagaaattagagaaaccAGACCTGTGTTGGGAAGCTGGGGATTAAGTGCTGTATAATAGTTCTGGAAAAAATCCTCTGTGGTTAGGGTGCAGGAGGAcagcttaaaaaatacatataactaattatattgttaaattattttgtattaaatagTTTccgtctgctttttttttttttttttttaattttttatctgctTTTGATAGAgttgtgatgtgtgtgtgtgtgtgtgatcgcGGAATGGATGCGGAAGAGCTCTATGACAAATTTAAAAGGTCTCAAGAGGCTTGTGATTATTTAAACACTGTCATCACAGTTTTTAAGTCATAAAATCATCTTTGGGCATAACCTCTGaggaattaattaaattttaactaaTAATTATCATCTGATATAGTTTTTTCTTATACagataaaactttctttttccaagaAGGATCTTGTTgattgagtgaaaaataaaactcaaaattacATATAGATTTGCCTGGAGATCTATATTTctgaatagttatttttttttaaattgtggaagCAAAATTTTTTCAATGCATTTGGATTGGAATAATAAGAACTGATGTTTCCAACTCAGGGTTGTGTTTGTCACAGATTTTAAGTAAGTTTGGACCAACAAGAGTATAGATTCTAGACTGCCTGTACCTTAAAAACCTACAAGAAAGAAGTAGTGATGAATGCAAATCTGAAAACCAGGACAAGCTCTATAGAGACTTACAGTAATCTTGGGCACTGATCCTAGAGGTCTCAATTAGTTGGATAATGATTTCAACTCCTGCAACAGCAAAACAAATTAAGTTAGAAGTCCAACTCTCACTCCTATCAAATTCTGAGCTGCTATGTCAGTTGAGGTCGGCCACGATTTTAGTAGTCATGACTCACTCATTTTTCTGCCATCTCATCCATGGGTTCCCAGGTAGTTCAGCACTACGTCCACATGAACtgccagaaggaaggagaaaggaagaagggaaaggcaaTCCTATGTCATAAAGGGATGGATTAGAAATTGTACACTTCTCTTTCATCACATTCTCTTGCCTAGAACATACTCTTTGGTTGTAGAAAATCTAGTCTAAGAATAAACGAAGAGAAGGGAAGCTTTGTGGTTGTGCTCTTTTGTTTACTTtggtcttgctttgtttttgtttgtttgttgtaagTGCTGTTCCATAAAGACCCACTCTGGCTCCAAAGGCACTAACATGGGTAGAGGGGAGGTACCGCTTCTAGCCCAGGCTCTGTCAAAGCCGTCTCTGCCTCAGGGCTGTCACTTTGCTCTTCCATCTGCTTTCTCAAATGTAGACAAACATACTGGACCAAGTCATTTCTATTATCTAATTCAGGTCTGATAGACTGAAAAATCAGCTTCTCTAAATGTATTGAATTGACTGGAAAATGTTAGGAGACTTTCTGAAAGCTTTCCTGTGCATTATACCTGTGGCCATACATGGTAAAATATTTACCATCATTCAACTTCtcaaagatttctttcctttcataaCCCCCTAAAGAACATCTAGTCTATCTCACAAAGAATGAATTAAGATGCATCTCTAATGTATCACTTTGTTCCCTTTTACAAAGAACCTAAGGAATTAATGTGGCATCTTCCGGAAGAAATCATTTGTTATCAGGAAAAGAACTTCTGGTACAAGATTCTCAACTTCTAATTAAGTTATCGggtaaattcatttttcagtggtggatttctgtttgtttcttttttttttttttttctttgcagaaatctgTTTAATGGTTTAGGAATGTGTACATTCTGGCTCTGCCGTTTCCATAAAGGCAACTTTTCcatgtttcaaaaaaaatagatttgCTATAAAGATTTATGTATCATAAATAGGAAATGTGAAAAATCCCCCCCAATGCAAACCAAGGATGCCGTCTGTTTGTTTCTTGGTACCGATTGGCAAAATCTGGGGTGAAAAAAAGTAATGTGAGGTTAGGTAAAGTATTGAAAAATAGACAAAGTGCAGGTGGGTACGAAATATCCTGAAAGAATCCAAAAATGTAAGtagacaaagagaaataagaggaTAATTAGCAAAGGAAAAGTCTTCAAGCCCACTAATGACTGGAACCCAGAAGTTTGCACTCACTAATGTTTAATTGGATACTGTTTCAAGTAAAATACTATTTCTAGTGTTCCCAGGGACAAAGAgtcatagaaaaggaaagaaaaaacagaagaaaacggTCCAAAATGATGTTCTAAGAaatatgactttttcttttgccttaaaaaaatttttcttactgATCGAATGTTCTCATTTCCCATTGAAAGAAACGATGAGAAACTTCACCTCAGTGACTGAGTTCATTCTCCTTGGACTCACCAGTCGCCTGGAACTGCAGATTGTCCTCTTCCTGCTGTTTCTGGCCATTTACATGGTCATGGTCGCAGGGAATGTTGGCATGATTGTCCTCATCCAGGTCAATGCCCGGCTCCACAAacccatgtactttttcctgaGCCACTTGTCCTTTGTGGATCTGTGTTTCTCTTCCAACGTGACTCCCAAGATGCTGGCGATCTTCTTGTCGGAGAAGGAAACCATTTCCTATCCTGCTTGTCTGGTGCAGTGTTACTTCTTTATCGCCTTGGTCCACGTGGAGATGTACATCCTGGCTGTGATGGCCTTTGATCGGTACATGGCCATCTGCAACCCTCTGCTGTATGGCAGCAAGATGTCTAATAGTGTGTGCACCACCCTCATCATGGGGTCTTACATGTATGGGGCACTCACGGGCCTCATGGAGACCATGTGGACCTACAACCTTGCCTTCTGTGGCCCCAGTGAAATTAACCACTTCTACTGTGCTGACCCACCACTAATTAAGCTGGCCTGTTCTGACACTTCCAACAAGGAGCTGTCGATGTTTGTTGTGGCTGGatgtaatctttctttttctctgctcatCATCCTGATTTCctatctttatatttttcctacTATCCTAAGAATTCGTTCCACAGAAGGCAGGCACAAAGCTTTCTCTACCTGTGGCTCCCATCTCACAGCTGTCACCATATTCTATGTGACCCTGTTCGTCATGTATCTCAGACGTCCCTCAAAGGAATCTGTGGAACAAGGTAAAATGGTAGCTGTATTTTATACAACAGTCATCCCCATGTTGAACCCTATGATTTATAGCCTTAGGAATAAGGATGTGAAAGAAGCATTGACCAAAGAgttgttaagaaaacaaagattttcatAGAATCTACCACTATTTTTTTGGTTCCCAAactttttctaaaactttttccaAAGTTACAGGGTAGAATTGATGACAAAATGAGAAATATGGTGCATCAAATGGGgacattgaatttttaattctaattattatttaattctaataatttttagagatttaaacATGAGAAGTAAAATTTCATTACCAAAATTGGCATGTTGGTACTTATTCATTATGCTCACTAATTATtgtaatttctttgtcttttgtgcACATGGTGGCATTTTAATTCTCCTGTTTTGGGTTTAGGTGGAAGTATTTCTAGACAGTGAGTTAAATTAGAATTCATACATATCACTTCTAAGCTGAGCATTTAATTGTTCATGAGAAAACCCTTcagtgggttttttccccttgtcCTGGTGACCagcaatatttaatatttaagatgGGTTTTTGAGTGAGAACATGTGGAAATGCTCCCTCCACCATCTCACACTAGAAGTGTGGAATGAGAAGTGCCCTCTGTCTTACGACATATGCTTAACTACAATGATATGTTGAGTTATATTTCCATGGCAAGGAGTCCCCTCTTCTGACTGACACTACAGTAACTATACAAAATTTAAACATGTGAATGCATACAACAGAAATTAAGCCCCACAGCCCTCAAAAAATCATATTTGAGATTTTGTGTTTTGGGCTTTTTCGGTTTCTACAAATATGTGTGTTTGAGTTAAAATTTcttattgtaattatttaaaattgttaatataaagcataaatgttgtttaaaatgtcaaatagTACTATAGGCTTATTCACACTCCTCTCTCACTTCTCCCCTCCCTATCTCCCCATAGATAAACACCTTGTTCCTGTCTTTGGGCATTAACTCATTTTACATTGTAGGTTTAGATGTCTGTGTATTGATTTTCAAACTTGtgcatgatttatttttaatttatttttaatttattttcagcataacagtattcattgtttttgcaccacacccagtgctctatgtaatccgtgtcctctataatacccaccacctggtaccctgacctcccaccccccgccccttaaaaccctcagattgtttttcagagtccatagtctctcacggttcacttccccttccaatttcccccaactcccttctcctctctatctctccatgtcctccatgctatttgttatgctccacaaataagtgaaaccatatgataattgactctctccgcttgacttatttcactcagcataatctcttccagtcctgtccatgttgctacaaaagttgggtattcatcctttctgatggaggcatcatactccatagtgtatatggaccacatcttccttatccattcgtccgttgaagggcatcttggttctttccacagttaggcaactgtggccattgctgctataaacattggggtacagatggcccttctcttcacgacatctgtatctttggggtcaatacccagtagtgcaattgcagggtcatagggaagctctatttttaatttcttgaggagtctccacactgttttccaaagtggctgcaccaacttgcattcccaccaacagtgtaagagggttcccctttctccacatccccgcCAACACATGTTTTTTAAGAATGCTTGTGTAGTTAGGCTGAGAGCATAAACAGTTTTCTTACCTAATGTGTGAAAAATGACTAACTATTTGGAAGAAGGTGAGTGGATCATATAaatctccctgcagagcaaagacaATCTCCTACAGAGCTGATAATGCCTTCTATTCCTCTTTTACAAATTTGTAGTTAGATGAAGTAACACCTCTCTCAAAATGCCATTTTGGCAGAGTGGACATATTGTGCAacccctttccctttgcctcagTCTCTCCCAATAGTCTAGGAAGGATGAAACCCATCTCTTGTGTTGTCCATCTCCATCTGATTTCTATCACATAAATTTCAACGAGGAGATGAGCAGTGTGGCAGGCACAGGTCTCATTAGGCTTATACTCTTGTGGTGTGAGATATGCATACACAATTATCACAATACACAAGTGAATCATATGTTAGTGACTGCATggcaaaatctgaaaaaaaaatactgtaggaTAAAGGAGCACAGGTGGGTCTCTGGCTCAGGCATAGAATGAGGGTAAATTTTATTGAGAAGGTGATAGTAAACAAAAACTTCATGGAGGTTGTCTAGATATTAGCCAAGCacgtgtgtgttgtgtgtatggggggggtgCTGTAGGCACAGAGAACAGCTGGTGAAAAGGGCTGTGTTTCAACGACAGATTAGAAGCCATTGGTGCCGAAACCTAGGTCAATGAGATAGTTGATGGAATATGAGATCAAAGGCGGAATAGGGTCGCACTGGCCAATTATTTAAGATGTGGGTGCCATTGGGAGGTTTCTTCCTTTGAGGAAAAATGAGAAGCTGTGGAAGGGCTCCATGTTCAGTAGCAATATGATgacttgcattttaaaacatcCACTTCTGTTTTTGGATTTAGAATGGAGTGTAGAGGCGCTTGGACAGGGGGATGTTACATAATTCAGGCAAGAGAGATGGTTGCTAGGACCAGGGTAGAGCAGGAAAGGTAGGGAGAGGTCCTCAGATTTGGGGAATATGTTCGGTATAGATCTCTGGGTCCTTAAGGTGGGGTTATTGCTTGGAAGTTAGAGCACCACCAATTCTGGTTTAGGTGCTACAACATGACTAGTTCTCACCAATGGATTGGAAGTGTACAAGCCagagattgttttaaaaaggTATGGATGGCTTCCCTATTATTTCTCCAACTTCTGACAGTTGCATATAGATGCTTAAAGTGACTTAGTTGAGGGCAGAGGACCTGACAGTTGGAAACCCTGCCTGACTGCATGAAAAGGAGCCTCCTGCTGTGAATTGGAATACCTCTTTCAAATTTTATGAAAGAAGCAAAATTTCTAA of Mustela nigripes isolate SB6536 chromosome 1, MUSNIG.SB6536, whole genome shotgun sequence contains these proteins:
- the LOC132009897 gene encoding olfactory receptor 5M8-like; this encodes MRNFTSVTEFILLGLTSRLELQIVLFLLFLAIYMVMVAGNVGMIVLIQVNARLHKPMYFFLSHLSFVDLCFSSNVTPKMLAIFLSEKETISYPACLVQCYFFIALVHVEMYILAVMAFDRYMAICNPLLYGSKMSNSVCTTLIMGSYMYGALTGLMETMWTYNLAFCGPSEINHFYCADPPLIKLACSDTSNKELSMFVVAGCNLSFSLLIILISYLYIFPTILRIRSTEGRHKAFSTCGSHLTAVTIFYVTLFVMYLRRPSKESVEQGKMVAVFYTTVIPMLNPMIYSLRNKDVKEALTKELLRKQRFS